A genomic window from Lotus japonicus ecotype B-129 chromosome 1, LjGifu_v1.2 includes:
- the LOC130733561 gene encoding sister chromatid cohesion 1 protein 1, translating into MFYSHQLLARKAPLGQIWMAATMHAKLNRRKLDKLNIIKICEEILNPSIPMALRLSGILMGGVVIVYERKVKLLYDDVTRFLVEINEAWKVKTLPVPDPNMLPKGKSQAKKEAITLPENQEINVGEIEQSLNYSNTATGMAFQHSAYFTMRLDTVDVDEPYTGNGAREDEDPSGHLHQAAAENITLFERFESFQANEELYNRFERFDIEGDEETRLNATSGDYTQIPTTLIPSPPHQDDPKRDDIIQDQDQEHPVIQQNEEKEVKKEPRRRGPAKRKRGQPEANTMDYEHTIIPVHLYQHWLQNASDIVTRRGRKKKRTDIMASTKVADLMKIPPVVLICNLFTPENKDIYYPAPLIDLWVKSTEPPHDSPSERVSAHHPPEPSFSSPPARHNEDFVPFEDFDNRLDSQFLVPPIEKLRNNEQDTEILMDELRANLGHGLRVPETTPHVSSGKSGVSVHSFLGSVSEHGLSSHSGADKGRFTKKRRSSSGNSSVGLEPVAENANFKLARLSEVGDPTPDQELLVETGPTQKTQVNINHPNDKIADSIQAQMRAHFSTPGAPQVESLDILAAGMTRKSAALFFYQTCVLATRGALKVVQKEPYAEILISRGSKM; encoded by the exons ATGTTCTACTCTCACCAGCTTCTTGCAAGAAAAGCACCACTCGGCCAAATCTG GATGGCTGCGACTATGCACGCTAAGTTAAACCGAAGGAAGCTAGATAAGCTCAATatcatcaagatctg TGAAGAGATTCTGAATCCATCGATTCCTATGGCTCTTAGGCTTTCTGGAATTCTCATGG GAGGAGTGGTAATTGTCTATGAGAGGAAAGTGAAGCTCCTATATG ATGATGTTACGCGTTTTCTG GTTGAGATAAACGAAGCCTGGAAGGTAAAGACACTCCCAGTCCCAGATCCtaatatgctccccaaaggAAAATCTCAAGCCAA GAAAGAGGCAATCACTCTGCCAGAGAACCAAGAGATAAATGTGGGAGAAATTGAACAGTCCCTTAATTATTCCAACACAGCCACTGGAATGGCGTTTCAACATTCCGCATATTTTACCATG CGACTTGATACCGTGGATGTGGATGAACCCTACACTGGTAATGGAGCAAGAGAGGATGAAGACCCATCTGGACATCTCCATCAAG CTGCTGCGGAGAATATTACATTATTTGAACGTTTTGAATCATTCCAAGCTAATGAGGAACTATACAATCGATTCGAGAG GTTTGATATTGAAGGAGATGAGGAAACGCGGCTAAATGCAACTTCAGGAGATTACACTCAAATTCCAACAACGCTTATACCCTCCCCACCTCATCAAGATGACCCAAAGAGAG ATGATATAATTCAGGACCAAGATCAAGAACATCCAGTAATTCAGCAAAATGAAGAAAAGGAAGTTAAAAAG GAACCTAGAAGGCGAGGGCCAGCTAAAAGGAAAAGAGGACAACCAGAGGCAAACACAATGGATTATGAGCACACCATAATTCCTGTTCATTTATACCAGCACTGGCTTCAAAATGCTTCTGATATTGTCACCCgaagaggaagaaagaaaaag CGAACTGATATCATGGCTTCAACAAAGGTAGCTGACCtcatgaagattccacccgttGTGCTAATTTGTAATTTATTTACGCCTGAAAATAAAGATATATATTATCCAGCACCTCTTATTGACTTATGGGTTAAGAGCACTGAACCACCCCATGATTCTCCTTCAG AAAGGGTTTCAGCTCACCATCCTCCAGAGCCATCATTTTCATCACCTCCGGCAAGGCATAATGAAGATTTCGTG CCGTTTGAAGATTTTGACAATAGGCTAGACAGCCAGTTTCTGGTACCTCCAATAGAGAAGCTGCGGAACAATGAGCAAGATACTGAAATTCTCATGGACGAACTCCGGGCTAACCTTGGTCACGGCTTGAGAGTGCCTGAAACTACTCCCCATGTCTCGTCAGGGAAATCTG GAGTCAGCGTGCATTCCTTTCTAGGATCAGTATCTGAACATGGTCTTTCCTCGCATTCTGGCGCTGATAAAGGAAG ATTCACAAAGAAAAGACGTTCATCATCTGGAAACAGCAGTGTTGGCCTTGAGCCAGTGGCTGAGAATGCAAATTTCAAGTTAGCTAGGCTGTCTGAAGTAGGTGATCCTACACCTGATCAAG AACTACTTGTGGAAACAGGACCAACGCAAAAAACACAAGTAAACATCAATCATCCTAATGACAAGATAGCTGACTCAATCCAAGC GCAGATGAGAGCACATTTCAGCACACCTGGAGCTCCTCAAGTCGAATCCCTTGATATTCTAGCTGCTGGAATGACCAGGAAATCAGCAGCCCTCTTTTTCTATCAAACTTGTG TGCTTGCTACCCGTGGTGCCCTGAAAGTTGTGCAAAAGGAGCCCTATGCGGAGATTCTGATCTCTAGAGGATCAAAAATGTGA
- the LOC130733562 gene encoding uncharacterized protein At3g28850-like, with translation MWPPWLSSPSRFHNSPSPSPSPSPSPSHPHSRARSTSFSCSSFKDIQSLLEDNPEPEPPKSPSTSLFRRIRISTAVLRAWGAPRAAAVTLPPGLDQRVVVYFTSLRVVRRTFDDCKTVRSILRGLRVAVDERDVSIDDRFLDELHGILGRRSVTLPKVFVGGICVGGADDVRQMHESGELQRLIERLPRSNQKGCDCCGGLRFVVCDECSGSHKVFTEKNGFRSCSSCNANGLIRCPACFFVLPRHTR, from the coding sequence ATGTGGCCACCCTGGTTGAGCTCACCGAGCAGGTTCCACAACTCGCCTTCACCCTCACCGTCGCCGTCACCGTCACCGTCGCATCCGCATTCTCGTGCCCGCTCCACCAGCTTCTCCTGCTCTTCCTTCAAAGACATTCAAAGCCTCCTCGAAGATAACCCCGAACCAGAACCCCCCAAATCCCCCTCCACCTCCCTCTTCCGCCGCATCCGCATCTCCACCGCCGTCCTCCGCGCCTGGGGCGCCCCACGCGCCGCCGCAGTCACACTCCCTCCAGGCCTCGACCAGCGCGTGGTCGTCTACTTCACCAGCCTCCGCGTCGTCCGCCGCACCTTCGACGACTGCAAAACCGTCCGATCCATCCTCCGCGGCCTCCGCGTCGCCGTCGACGAGCGCGACGTCTCCATCGACGACCGGTTCCTCGACGAGCTCCACGGGATCCTCGGCCGCCGCAGTGTTACACTCCCAAAGGTCTTCGTCGGCGGCATCTGCGTCGGCGGCGCCGACGATGTACGGCAGATGCACGAGAGCGGCGAGCTGCAGCGTTTGATCGAACGGTTGCCAAGGTCGAATCAGAAAGGTTGTGATTGCTGTGGAGGGCTCAGATTCGTCGTGTGTGATGAGTGTAGCGGAAGTCATAAAGTGTTCACGGAGAAGAACGGGTTCAGAAGCTGCTCATCTTGCAATGCCAACGGCTTGATCAGGTGCCCTGCATGTTTCTTCGTGCTCCCGCGTCACACCAGatag